Proteins from a genomic interval of Desulfovibrio piger:
- the rimM gene encoding ribosome maturation factor RimM (Essential for efficient processing of 16S rRNA), protein MARRIHMGTLARPHGIKGEICVDWYADSPSLLDGPFWLQAGDAPPRPARARSWRMHKGRPLLLLEGVTDRNDIEALRGQKILVDRDLLPPVDEDEVYVEDVLGFAVILPDGSRLGVLDHVEYPAGLEVWSIVTDDGKEVLFPAEASFIEGFDLEGECIHIAPPEGLLDIYLGGDEQA, encoded by the coding sequence ATGGCACGACGCATCCATATGGGCACGCTCGCGCGCCCGCACGGTATCAAGGGGGAGATCTGCGTCGACTGGTACGCAGACTCCCCTTCGCTGCTGGACGGTCCTTTCTGGTTGCAGGCGGGCGATGCCCCGCCGCGTCCTGCCCGGGCCCGTTCGTGGCGCATGCACAAAGGTCGTCCCCTGCTCCTGCTGGAGGGGGTGACCGACCGTAACGACATCGAAGCCCTGCGCGGCCAGAAGATCCTTGTGGACCGCGACCTGCTGCCCCCTGTGGACGAAGACGAAGTCTACGTGGAGGACGTGCTGGGCTTTGCCGTCATCCTGCCTGACGGCTCCCGCCTGGGCGTGCTGGATCATGTGGAATATCCTGCCGGTCTGGAGGTCTGGAGCATCGTGACCGATGACGGCAAGGAAGTCCTGTTCCCTGCGGAAGCCTCGTTCATCGAAGGCTTCGACCTGGAAGGGGAGTGCATCCACATCGCGCCGCCGGAAGGCCTGCTGGACATCTATCTGGGCGGTGACGAACAGGCCTAG
- a CDS encoding outer membrane protein, with the protein MKRTILALALLVALVLPGMAKAEGTGMYLAPKFLMTIQETGTIERSGMGGVDEYSQFTLGGALAAGYDFWPQYLVPLRVELEYALRGNSEKSWGSNWGSVDCTWNSSTLFANLYYDFRNDSAFVPYIGAGIGMSFNYLGFDLHRGGSAVSRDESTTNFAWNVGAGVAYNVNDALYIDAAYRYVDLGYTEASGALNGDQIKVGSRPYNHEFMLGLRFAF; encoded by the coding sequence ATGAAACGCACCATCCTTGCACTGGCTCTGCTGGTGGCTCTGGTCCTGCCCGGCATGGCCAAGGCCGAAGGTACCGGTATGTACCTGGCTCCCAAGTTCCTGATGACCATTCAGGAAACCGGCACCATCGAACGCTCCGGTATGGGCGGCGTGGACGAATACTCCCAGTTCACCCTGGGCGGCGCTCTGGCTGCCGGTTACGACTTCTGGCCCCAGTATCTGGTGCCCCTGCGTGTGGAACTGGAATACGCCCTGCGCGGCAACAGCGAAAAGAGCTGGGGCAGCAACTGGGGCAGCGTGGACTGCACCTGGAACAGCTCCACCCTGTTCGCCAACCTGTACTATGACTTCCGCAACGACAGCGCCTTCGTGCCCTACATCGGCGCCGGTATCGGTATGTCCTTCAACTACCTGGGCTTCGACCTGCACCGTGGTGGCAGTGCTGTTTCCCGTGACGAAAGCACCACCAACTTTGCCTGGAACGTGGGCGCCGGTGTGGCTTACAACGTGAACGACGCCCTGTACATCGACGCCGCTTACCGCTATGTGGACCTGGGCTACACCGAAGCCAGTGGTGCTCTGAACGGCGACCAGATCAAGGTGGGCAGCCGTCCTTACAACCACGAATTCATGCTGGGCCTGCGCTTCGCTTTCTAA
- the rpsP gene encoding 30S ribosomal protein S16 encodes MAVKLKLTRLGSKKHPFYRVVAANDETRRDGRPLEFLGYYNPMTDPAEVKLDAEKVKAWLDRGAEPTDTVRALLKKMA; translated from the coding sequence ATGGCTGTTAAGCTGAAATTGACCCGTCTGGGCAGCAAGAAGCATCCTTTCTACCGCGTCGTGGCCGCCAACGACGAAACCCGTCGTGATGGCCGTCCGCTGGAATTCCTGGGTTACTACAACCCCATGACCGATCCCGCCGAAGTGAAGCTGGACGCCGAAAAGGTGAAGGCTTGGCTGGATCGCGGTGCCGAACCCACCGACACCGTCCGCGCCCTGCTCAAGAAGATGGCCTAA
- the ffh gene encoding signal recognition particle protein, producing MFESLSDRLSGVFRSFSGRGQLTEENIQAGLREVRLALLEADVNFKVVKDFVENVRQKCLGQELIKGVSPAQQVVKIVHEELVGLLGGETAGLNLQGQEPAVIMLVGLQGSGKTTSAGKIANLLRKQKMRPYLVPADVYRPAAIDQLTVLARQLDMPCFPSTVDMNPVDIARQAMDAAREQQATVVLLDTAGRLHVDEPLMQELAAIKAAVNPQEILFVADAMTGQDAVTVAESFNERLGLTGVVLTKMDGDARGGAALSIRAVTGAPVKFVGMGEKLSEMEVFHPDRIAGRILGMGDVLTLVEKAQATIDADEAEALAKKMRKASFDLEDFRTQMRRIKKLGSLDSILKMIPGMGGLREKLAEANGAMPEKEMARTEAIINSMTMAERRNPDILNGSRRARIAKGAGVTVQQVNQLVRQFEQMRQMMKGMMGGKAKGMPAMPRMPRGMSMPGGMGGMPGMMPGMGGMPGMPPMGLPDAGHGKSAAAKKRKKRERPAKRKKK from the coding sequence ATGTTTGAAAGTCTTTCCGATCGCCTTTCCGGTGTGTTCCGCTCCTTCAGCGGACGCGGCCAGCTGACGGAAGAAAATATCCAGGCCGGCCTGCGCGAGGTGCGTCTTGCCCTTCTGGAGGCCGACGTCAACTTCAAGGTCGTCAAGGACTTTGTGGAGAACGTCCGCCAGAAGTGCCTGGGACAGGAACTCATCAAGGGCGTCAGTCCGGCGCAGCAGGTCGTCAAGATCGTCCATGAAGAGCTGGTGGGACTGCTTGGTGGTGAGACAGCGGGTCTGAACCTTCAGGGCCAGGAACCCGCCGTCATCATGCTGGTGGGCCTGCAGGGCTCCGGTAAGACCACCTCGGCGGGCAAGATCGCCAATCTGCTGCGCAAGCAGAAGATGCGTCCCTATCTGGTGCCTGCCGACGTGTACCGTCCCGCGGCTATCGATCAGCTGACCGTGCTGGCCAGGCAGCTGGACATGCCCTGCTTCCCGTCCACGGTGGACATGAATCCCGTGGACATCGCCCGTCAGGCCATGGACGCCGCCCGCGAGCAGCAGGCCACGGTGGTCCTGCTGGACACCGCCGGCCGTCTGCATGTGGACGAGCCGCTGATGCAGGAACTGGCCGCCATCAAGGCGGCGGTGAACCCGCAGGAGATCCTGTTCGTGGCCGACGCCATGACCGGTCAGGATGCCGTGACCGTGGCGGAGTCCTTCAACGAACGTCTGGGCCTGACCGGTGTGGTGCTGACCAAGATGGATGGCGATGCCCGCGGTGGTGCGGCCCTGTCCATCCGGGCGGTGACCGGTGCCCCGGTGAAGTTCGTGGGTATGGGCGAAAAGCTGTCCGAGATGGAGGTCTTCCATCCTGACCGCATCGCGGGCCGCATCCTGGGCATGGGCGACGTGCTCACTCTGGTGGAAAAGGCCCAGGCCACCATCGACGCCGACGAGGCCGAAGCCCTTGCCAAAAAGATGCGCAAGGCCAGCTTCGACCTGGAAGATTTCCGTACCCAGATGCGCCGGATCAAGAAGCTCGGCTCTCTGGACAGTATTTTGAAGATGATCCCCGGTATGGGCGGCCTGCGCGAAAAGCTGGCCGAAGCCAACGGGGCCATGCCTGAAAAGGAAATGGCCCGTACCGAAGCCATCATCAATTCCATGACCATGGCCGAGCGCCGCAACCCCGATATCCTCAACGGCAGCCGCCGGGCGCGTATCGCCAAGGGCGCCGGGGTCACGGTGCAGCAGGTCAACCAGCTGGTGCGTCAGTTCGAGCAGATGCGCCAGATGATGAAGGGGATGATGGGTGGCAAGGCCAAGGGGATGCCCGCCATGCCCAGGATGCCCCGGGGCATGAGCATGCCCGGCGGCATGGGCGGGATGCCCGGCATGATGCCGGGGATGGGTGGCATGCCCGGTATGCCGCCCATGGGGCTGCCGGATGCCGGACACGGCAAGTCGGCGGCGGCCAAAAAGCGCAAGAAGCGCGAACGGCCTGCCAAGCGCAAAAAGAAATAG
- the mutM gene encoding bifunctional DNA-formamidopyrimidine glycosylase/DNA-(apurinic or apyrimidinic site) lyase, producing MPELPEVETVVRTLRPQVLECCIERVDVLRERSLHPLSLPVERLAGTRISAARRRGKLALLDLEPPAVAAALPVPSILAVHLRMTGRFMVHPEGAAPLKHTRIIFHLQRPDGSRAQLFFDDVRSFGLVFAATPELLERWDFWRSLGPEPLHMGPGSLGPRLHGRRAIKAALLDQTALAGIGNIYADESLFRAGIDPRRPAGELSEAEAERLRCALQEVLRESIAQCGSSIRDYRDANGNVGAFQNTFFVYGRGGQLCRRCGTELEKGRIAGRATVFCPQCQK from the coding sequence ATGCCCGAATTGCCGGAAGTGGAGACCGTCGTCCGTACTCTGCGGCCGCAGGTACTGGAATGCTGCATCGAGCGGGTGGACGTGCTGCGCGAGCGCTCCCTGCATCCCCTGAGCCTTCCTGTGGAGCGACTGGCGGGGACGCGCATCAGCGCTGCCCGTCGCCGGGGCAAGCTGGCCCTGCTGGATCTGGAGCCGCCCGCCGTAGCCGCTGCTCTGCCTGTGCCGTCGATTCTGGCCGTGCATCTGCGCATGACGGGGCGCTTCATGGTCCACCCGGAAGGGGCCGCCCCTTTGAAGCACACGCGCATCATCTTCCATTTGCAGCGGCCTGACGGGAGCCGGGCGCAGCTCTTTTTCGATGATGTGCGCTCCTTCGGCCTGGTCTTTGCCGCCACGCCGGAGCTGCTGGAGCGCTGGGACTTCTGGCGTTCGCTGGGCCCGGAACCGCTGCACATGGGGCCCGGTTCTCTGGGGCCGCGTTTGCACGGACGCCGGGCCATCAAGGCCGCCCTGCTGGATCAGACCGCACTGGCCGGTATCGGCAATATCTATGCGGACGAGTCCCTGTTCCGGGCCGGTATCGATCCCCGCCGGCCTGCCGGGGAGCTTTCGGAGGCAGAAGCGGAACGTCTCCGCTGCGCTTTGCAGGAGGTCTTGCGGGAATCCATCGCCCAGTGCGGCAGCTCCATCCGTGATTATCGGGATGCCAACGGCAATGTGGGCGCTTTCCAGAATACCTTTTTCGTCTATGGCCGTGGCGGACAGCTTTGCCGTCGCTGCGGCACGGAGCTGGAAAAAGGGCGCATCGCCGGCCGGGCCACGGTATTTTGTCCGCAGTGCCAGAAGTAG
- a CDS encoding KH domain-containing protein — protein MKALIEFIARSLVDAPDQVQVTEVEGEQTTVLELKVAKEDLGKVIGKQGRTARAMRTLLSAASTKAKKRVVLEILE, from the coding sequence ATGAAAGCTTTGATTGAATTTATCGCCCGTTCGCTCGTGGACGCGCCTGATCAGGTACAGGTCACTGAAGTGGAAGGCGAACAGACCACTGTGCTGGAATTGAAGGTCGCCAAGGAAGATCTCGGTAAGGTGATCGGCAAGCAGGGCCGCACGGCACGCGCCATGCGCACCTTGCTCAGCGCCGCGTCCACCAAGGCCAAAAAACGCGTCGTACTCGAGATCCTGGAATAG